The Bombus affinis isolate iyBomAffi1 unplaced genomic scaffold, iyBomAffi1.2 ctg00000068.1, whole genome shotgun sequence DNA segment caggatgctctccttgacagtggatacacttggcgggggtttccggggatttagtgcattggtcagtggggtgattacctgcacattttacgcaccggaagttgtgattgcagtatttctgcgtgtggccgtacctttggcacctcttgcattgtattatttctttctttacaagaggtggctcgaacttaactatggagttcatcagccgattgatattgtagatttctttattgtttgttttttgttttaggtctataaaaaataaggatagtgggttttttgtgattctatgcctaatgttactgatgttagttacttcgtggccgtgatttgacagttcgcattttagttcgtctagatcgactgagtgatggatattgcgtagcaccactcgaaatggtctttcttgtttgagctggtatgtgtggaatttggcgtttaacgtttttaatagcttggttaactttctataggcgtctgggtgggacggcagtattttcacttggttgttgttaatctttagcttgtagtcttctttgctgatgtctttttcgatagttttaatcattgactgtatgtcgattacgtcgttaatgaatatcggtgggggagggggaattctttgagtatggagattatttacctcttcggttgtaatcatggagtcttccgtggactccagaattgagaatctattgtaggtagtcacttggctggctgatggtttggtttgaatcttgtttacatttgtcttggtcggttcgagctttcgttttttcgtgtggtggtcatttaccaggatagttgcgttgccctcttgccacgggggaggaaacatggcggtgttataattttgctccggggagcctgttggaaatgatagagccatcatcgagctagttagttcagtgtgaaagaactagtcgagaggctgttaacccctggctaggttagttggatttgctttcgtcagctgggcgtcacgtggagttttgtgaacttcacagggcactggacacacgtctgcacgtctcggcactcagcagcaactggatggtacttgctattttgtggactttgccgggcacgtctgcacgcctcggcgctcacgaacgaactctatatacatattgtacacacatatacaggtacacgtgatacacgtgtaacgatattacaatattacattatattatactacaggatgggaggggatggactgggaggggaggggaggggtgttctgtgggattagtatagtattcgtatatctatttacatatttacatatttacacttaattcagtgggcgttgccgttttgtggctctttatcttgttgttttttgttatgggttccgtatccaccaatatttttttgtgttttttctgtgtttgtcttctgtatccttttgggggagggccatgtcgtatctccacctagtgtctgcagtacggctatctaggttttcctcgtattgaatagatttcattcctattttcctttgcatatgataaattatgggtatgttgttttggtcttggagacagtttctttcgtctaggtatataaaggcttcgggggggatgtagcctgttaacagagtgattttgaagtatgcgtcgtttgggtataagcagccgaagattaggctgttttctttgatcttcgcggcttgcgagaagtgatttctcgttagttttaggatgtgacagtcgatgcggtggatgttggctaagtcgtatatttttttgttttttacgtattttctgtatccgctgtgttcagatctgtaaatgctcaggcaagctctgatgcattttctttcaaatatgcgaattttttccattattgacgctggtatgttgtaccatattggacagccgtaggttataatgggtcttattagcgattggtagcacatgatttttactttgctatcgagaagtctggaataaaacagcctttttgtattccaaaaagctttgctggctttggagagttggatttcgatatgttgcttgtaatttagtttttcatctatgtttattcctaggtattttacgcaatttttgtgtggtatgaggttctcttcgtttgctttttcttttaggcggaatttcctgatttgttccctttctgctgggccgattttgcttgtcatgggtctgaatagtatggtttcgcatttgcttgcgttaatttttagtttccatgtatgatagtaatcgctgattttgttaaagagttcttgcagttctgttcttatcgttttggttttgcggcctgttacgtagatgattaggtcatccgcgaaggctatggagcgtttatgtgtggatgcgttgaggttaaagaggtttagtaagtcgttattgtagatgctgaagagtagcggggaatttactgttccttgttgcaggccgttctctatggagaattctttgcttgaagtgtgcgagccgtcggtcattatgaacgttttgtttgttatcatgtcccatactattttgattaggtattcggggaagttctttttaattattttataaatgagccctgggatccagacggtgtcgaaggctttttcgatgtctattaggcaggcggctactcgttgatttgcgttaagtgcccagcagatatccgacgtaagtttgtttattgcgtggattgtggagtgtttgtggcggaagccgaattggttttccgggattatcttattttttgagcagaaggctgctagggggttgtttatgatcatttcgtatactttgcttatgttggggaggaggcttatgggtcgcaggtttccaggtgatgagccgtctttattttttttttttgtaatggctatgagtttggcttttttccatttttgggggaagtacgtgttgttcagtgcgttattaaacagtactgtgtagtaccattttattttgtttggtaggcgtttgagcgagatgtttggaatgccatcgaagccggcggattttttgttgtttagcgtggagaagattgtacttagttgattgaagtttgtaaagtagtttatttctgggtcgggctgtttggggtcgtccgatgtgttttcgtttgagaatgtgcagactgttttgtttagcgctatgtcttgttttattttattttttagtatgtttgtttcggcgatgataattctgtttaattgttctcggcccatgtgttcgttttgtgtgtgagttttggcgaagtgggtgccgataatgtctagtttttccgttgtttttgatattatgaagttgccctctgtgtctttgttggtgttgtgtatctcgatgcctgcttcttggatgagggaggctttttctggaggcagtttgaggggcgggatggagttttgttcctttggtctgaaaatttgatttatctgcgggaacttgctagcagagtctttttggagatattttttattttatttgtccagtattgatttatagagtttgcgaattcttgttttagttgtgattttatttcgtgtagcaggtactttaggaattctatgtcttctcttttgtcgtaagagtagttgtgtcttaggttgtttaatttcgatagtatgtaacttttatctcgttgtagtttttttattttatagtttatatatggctcgcaggagtctttttttttaaatgtcggtacggattcttgtatatgtttttctatttcgtctatgaacgagtcgatttgtctgtctgttaggttgacattgttgtagatttttaggtcgcagttctgttcgagcaggttttggaactttttccagtctgtctttttatagttgaacctgggtgtttcggtctgcgtttcgagtgttaggtagtTGGATGTGTTTTtgtttatctgaaatactatggcgttatggtcgctgtcgtagtctatggttttgagagtgttatttggtcgtaagttttggaattttattcgggcgtctgctaggcatatgtctaggtaggagcgtccttttgggtaagagggtagctcggagccatagaggtttgttttgtagaaaatgcttttattgtctagccaggttctgacggagtttcctctcgtgttatttgtttcgtttttccagctggtatgtttggcgttaaggtcaccggctattatgtagtagttttcctgtttgtcgagctgtaaaagttggaagagatcgtcgaattcgtcgttaaattgatTCTGGTTTCCGTgggctgcgtaggctgcggagataaataagttttccttattgtttatttttatttttatgatcgtcgtctctaggattttgaattttgttattttgtcgttttgtattgttttgaacttcagggggttttttatgaggattgccgttcctcctccttgggtagcgtttggtctgtcgtgtcttattatagagtagtttttgtattgcactttatgtctatagttcagtttggtttctgagataagtactatgtcgggggtttctttcttaattagtgttagcatgctgtatcttttttggtttgagattagtgagttggcgtttattgagatgattttcagatgtttaacttttatctggtttattttttgctgtgattggtggacgggtgggttttggctaatcttcgtctatattttcgatgatgttgaagatggaatcgattctttcttcatgtgtatttagtgctttttttatttcgtttagttgtgtttgttgttcgcttagagcttttagaatgctttttttgaagtcttcaatgacatttattatgcttattcggggtgagtctattgttgggttggggttttgtttgacttgtgccgctatgtttgttacttgtgggcttgtctcgtttatacttgttctttgttttactatgtccgcgaattttagctcggggacgtacttacggcttattttggcgattctttcggcttttgctgtttttgctttgatgattttttcattaatctttttgggtaattcgacgagttttgggcatcctttgtatgatgcaggatgtccgtagtttttgcagtttacgcagtagattttttctttgcttattgctgcttctttttttattttgcactcgcctggcccgtgcggttcagtgcattttacacagcgatagtttagattacagttttgtgctgtgtggcctattcgctggcatttgtagcactgcgtgatatcgtttttttaaattttttcccatgctatttttagatagttaagtctgtttatttttagtaggttcccaatgttgctatcgggggagacttgaattatatagattgggagcaatgtgttgttctcccttgattttcttgttgtgaatcgagtcactttggtgaaattaacttcttctattttcagggcttttaggtcttctagtatttccgcttctgtgtagctgtttcctagcccttttagtaggtacgtgtggggtttttgagattttggggtatatgtgaaataggccgtgttggctgcggtcagtattttttttgcattcgcgtagtcatttatgttttgaagataaagcacgtgcttacctgaatggattcttttgatatggaaattcttgattttgagggaattttccatgagtgctattgtgtcttttgggtcttgtaatgttatgttgatggggggtggcctggccccatttgctgatgtgggggggtctgcctggtcttcagcggggtggctgggtggcaggcccttatgagtttggtttttcagtaatgttgaaggatgtggtgttgtttttttttggCGGAGCGGCGGGGTgggggggtgcttgtccggacggtatagcttttgcttgtggttattggtGACGTGTCCGGGagagtgggctgtctggttgccttttcccttaatacgtcgttttttttttaatgttttcgataatggtttcatgcggttgcggtgtgcaggggtcttgggcttggagggcttcgaatctgttttttaatgtgattgccattggttgaggttgtgggcttcttttttgtttcatattttcgtttttatcgtcgtgctcttcttgtgagtcgctttcttctccttttaaattttcttgttttgtgtttattttgttcctggttaccaggtttgggggcggattgagtttccgcgtcttttgtgtagcagttcttatgctgctatctttaattatttgttgtttttctatttttcttttgattcctttttttgacgagcttatggcgggttctgcctccttggtttcgatttcattcctttcttcttctatttttaaattgtttgtagagaggttgatgttatcattattttttcactgtttagcactctttttgtttttcttttttttttttgctctctcactgtctactgtgcactgtatagcttgccgcgctcactgttagggcctacgcctgtttatcccttagggccgagaggtccgacctgctcggaggattacggtcaactgagagtatgtacgtatgaaagtgcagagagtgaaactgaaaaacaaccttttataactagcgagaatgtgagacaattgagagatagagataagatcaagcgaaccgatttttatggtaacccagtaacgtacgtagcgaaaaaattaccagtggattttaacgaaacgatgagatccgaaaagaaagaaattatgtggctaaagaaaatatttctcgaatgcaaaatagagatatttaagtatacgctatgtgtagataatactagtgtcgtaaaattaattaagaatcctgaattccatcaaagaagtaagcatattgatataagataccactttttgcgagatttatacaatagaggcgaaattgatgtaacatatgtaacaagcgaagagcaactggcagatatatgtacaaaagcgttgccaaaaccaagatttgaatatttaagacaaaagttaggtttgaaaaataaaaaagatgttaagaggtaattgcttatagagatgtagagtttttagggagggtgtcgaagtgactatcacttctaatataaaaaaaaaactctacatgatctgtttagtcttctcgtagtttttttagtaataaattaatttgaatggaaaagagaaaggcagttggcaaatgtatttgtgaagacattgacaaaatcaaggttcagatatttacgacgagagttagaaaatattcagatataattgtttgttgggatgtagagttttagggagggtgttgaagtggtcaccacttctaggaaaactccacatttggtctttttagctttctcaagcgctgaagccatcgacagcatataaacaaagaatagcagggaggcagaccataaacggtagacaggcgacgttggcttcggggttctcagtcataaagtaacactgctagcgtgcggatctggaccagctcaaattgtattcctgtatttcattattaagtcaaatatatactttgtatcttacactttatccacgcgtttttctctctttatatactgaataacctcaacaattttagccgctctatctccgctagtttgcagactaagaagaaccgagtttaaagttgacgaacttctatacgatcgtgcgaagttaagatttgaaagaaccaaatattcgttgctctccaggtatacaattttcatcgtattatttattattttattctttgtaacttataattatttacacatcatatcgttctttataacaatgtacgcatacgtggattcatcaattacttttttttcttcttttttaggtggagttagaacaattattaattaggcgagaattaacagttaaaattacggacgaatcgagtcgctatgtttttcattccttgttcgtcaggagcctcgctaaggaagcacgtcttcgtcggtgaagcttatttttcaattggaatcataaattattaagcaATAACATAGAAATTTGCTTCATCCCGCGCTCAATCGCCAGGGACGTGTCGTAAACTAGGTATCTCCGCAGGgtaatttggaattatattacagcggtacaagttgccgaacttcctcacccgcacagatatcgtgatcttctcggaaaactaacatctcgtgttagttcaagtagcgtcccatctttgccagtagaaggcgcgccaagagcacgtgaaaggttggtcatgacactcgcggcattcacacctcgaacacagaaaaagatacttgttaacgttcaagcggttcagatattgttcaattttcgcgcgacacaaacgttgttcaaacttggaacgctacaggcatttttcaactctgttacgaggaaacttatacatattcattgaagacatacgaaagaatacgcgctgtattcgttatcatgcgtttttttttattagagttcagacttttatggatcgtcattattggaacagcaagcgttcagttctgttcttccctacgtactcataatcttggctgataaccgccattcgctatatacatcgttgctatcgacgtcaaaggattaacacagtcaaatacacaatccatacaatccgatttgattgattttagatcttgcatcaaacagatctctatataaacagataatttctgattctaaacatttgtatcgcttcttcttccgctttgaaatcctctacaaacgccttttatagtcgttcaacttttcagctcacagaaaagaacattacgcgtattcctagcaatcgcccaaagactcgaacgtgtgcttcgataaagctcgcttaactttcatcgacacatcgataactttgcgttccaagatgttattacgccctagaatccctaacataattttgtaaccagaatttctgtgcaaaacaattccatcgctttgtcacgcttaacggctcaatcatcgaaacatgtatcataacgcacgaattatgataaaaaagaaactgtctttcgaataaaagcaatccgtttgccaggtgcgcttaaggatgtacaggacgtcgacggagcaagtgtacgaaatacagccgctggagggtaacagttccgctcaacgttacactcaacagccgaaacaacgattctctgaaatgcctactccgtcggtttcgccgacgtcttctctccgaaagcgcgtctcggaactgccaagagccgcgagtgcatccgtttccggtgctgcgggcattgtctgctctaatacggatctgatatcgatcctaagctcgttagcgtcttccgcgacggaaatcaaccgatgcggcgaggaagcgccgagttcccgggacgatagcaaatcaaactggcccggaaaaacgaccgaacagaaaggaagacgatcgaagagcttccgttccaatagcttcgacgtgtcgacattgcacggagctaaaagtaagcttagcggatcctcgaaagccgctatttcgacctttatggcaccgtcgaattggttcacgaagagacaccaaccgatgtcgaagaagccggaagatttagtaacggccagtttaagtctcaagttcgataaatcgaaggtagtgaaggcggtgaaggaaacgttgggtaaaaagtcccctaatagcgaggtcaaacacaaagtcgtatgggacaacactagtggaaccaaagtggacgctcagctaagttgtattgctcgttacgatatcgtttcttgtttaagagccatcgtaggtgaaaggaggaatgcaagaacgcacataatacgcaaaaatctatggcagattcaaagtacagtactcgttgtgatattcggtaaagataataagttctcctatggagatttcatttttcaaattattctcgtacaggTACgtgtttgcataaataaataacacacggtctctgcgtaaatacccaggccagttataaatatttcagtttgccaacgatatctcaacatgtgggacactcacatgtgtgctacttcgtgagcgatgataaaggcgctggtcaagccttcgtctcgatttaacgcgcacgatctcgcgggatcgcatactcctgacacaggtgcgtaaccggaaggacctcctatatctaaccgcgtcaaccatacagcaacatcgagATTTAcgcccttcgaggacagcatctttctgttccatttgttcacgttctcgagagatcgtctggcatcgccacggcggacctacgacaacgtttaatattttcttaataaaagctagctaatattacgaatatattatatttattattacatcatgcattatatactatatataaatattcgtcaatgataataaatatatgtgcaagtaatcgtgttgttgattgtaatcaaatgtaacttgtaacgctattagtattttaatcttcctgaaaaatgttgaaatgttgattcgacagcagagaagaatagcagaaaaagaaaagtaaaaggaatcgcaagtgtcgtatatcaatgatattatcataggtctataacattaaattaagattcctaagagatgaaaaaggtttaatagtcgattatacagatatttcggatacacgataaatgcgaggtttgtcaatgatccgtgaaaattgtttgtttggaaatttgtttccaagggatcgttcacggttgtccaatttaacaaaatggaactcgttgcattttatcgatctaaaacgtcatgcgcagatattttgacctatataatttatataccatacactgtacagataagtagaaaataaaataattgacactcgcataggcgtatctcagatagttactactttagttaaatgatttaatttaatggaaatcgcttaccataacgtctcgtttttccgcgtataaaatcattcgtacgatcactagaatcatgttggattcgagc contains these protein-coding regions:
- the LOC126926985 gene encoding A disintegrin and metalloproteinase with thrombospondin motifs 3-like encodes the protein MDPSLESNMILVIVRMILYAEKRDVMVRRGDARRSLENVNKWNRKMLSSKGVNLDVAVWLTRLDIGGPSGYAPVSGVCDPARSCALNRDEGLTSAFIIAHEVAHMCECRECHDQPFTCSWRAFYWQRWDAT